A window from Pseudomonas sp. Tri1 encodes these proteins:
- a CDS encoding LysR family transcriptional regulator: protein MLNKRYLPSITALQCFEAVTRHLSFTRAAEELNLTQSAVSKQVAQLEELLQHLLFRRVRRRLQLTPAGDLYLAEVRKILTQVEMSTHYLRSYGGDTEVLRVSTPPTFGARWLVPRLKGWRLRHPTIHLDLCSEQEADDLLQGRSDLAFYFGQGSRAGTESLKLFGEELVPVCAPGSLPDQPFTDPTQLADLVLLQNASRPQAWHDWFDSQGYHTEHSYHGPRFETFYMCIRAAQVGCGVALLPKFLVEEELADGKLIIPWQHAMPSTNAYYLAYPEHSAEVPKVRLFVEWMLEQIESADTPQQ from the coding sequence ATGCTCAATAAACGCTACCTGCCGTCGATCACGGCGCTGCAGTGCTTTGAAGCGGTGACCCGTCACCTGAGCTTCACCCGCGCCGCCGAAGAGCTGAACCTGACCCAGAGCGCTGTCAGCAAACAGGTCGCGCAACTGGAAGAATTGCTGCAGCACCTGCTGTTCCGGCGCGTGCGCCGCCGTTTGCAGCTGACACCAGCAGGGGATTTGTACTTGGCAGAGGTGCGAAAAATCCTCACACAGGTAGAAATGTCCACTCACTACCTGCGTTCCTACGGTGGCGACACCGAAGTCCTGCGAGTATCTACGCCACCAACCTTCGGTGCGCGCTGGCTGGTCCCGCGCCTGAAGGGCTGGCGCCTGCGGCATCCGACGATTCATCTGGATCTGTGCAGCGAGCAGGAAGCCGACGACTTGCTGCAAGGGCGCAGCGACCTGGCGTTCTACTTCGGCCAAGGCTCGCGGGCCGGCACCGAATCGCTGAAGCTGTTCGGCGAAGAGCTGGTGCCGGTCTGCGCGCCGGGCAGCCTGCCGGACCAGCCCTTCACCGACCCGACCCAACTGGCCGACCTGGTGCTGTTGCAAAATGCCTCGCGCCCCCAAGCCTGGCACGATTGGTTCGACAGCCAGGGCTACCACACCGAACACAGCTACCACGGGCCACGCTTCGAGACCTTCTACATGTGCATCCGTGCCGCCCAGGTCGGCTGCGGCGTCGCCCTGCTGCCGAAGTTCCTGGTGGAAGAAGAACTGGCCGACGGCAAACTGATCATCCCCTGGCAGCATGCGATGCCAAGCACCAATGCTTATTACCTGGCCTACCCCGAGCACTCGGCGGAAGTGCCCAAAGTGCGGCTTTTCGTGGAGTGGATGTTGGAGCAGATCGAGAGCGCGGATACACCGCAGCAATAA
- a CDS encoding aldehyde dehydrogenase family protein: protein MVAALLDRLGVSPALYQNGAQPVHSPIDGSRIGAVNWEGAAEVEQQVSRAEHAFDLWRQVPAPRRGELVRQFGDLLREYKADLGELVSWEAGKITQEGLGEVQEMIDICDFAVGLSRQLYGLTIASERPGHHMRESWHPLGVVGVISAFNFPVAVWAWNTTLALVCGNAVIWKPSEKTPLTALACQALFERVLKNFSDAPPYLSQVIIGGRDAGEALVDDPRVALISATGSTRMGREVAPKVAARFARSILELGGNNAMILAPSADLDMAVRAILFSAVGTAGQRCTTLRRLIAHESVKEEIVTRLKAAYSKVRIGHPLEGNLVGPLIDKHSFDNMQDALEQALSEGGRVFGGKRQLEDQFPNAYYVSPAIVEMPEQSDVVRSETFAPILYVVSYKDFAQALQLNNSVPQGLSSCIFTTDVREAEQFMSAVGSDCGIANVNIGPSGAEIGGAFGGEKETGGGRESGSDAWRGYMRRQTNTVNYSLELPLAQGITFD, encoded by the coding sequence ATGGTTGCTGCATTGCTTGATCGTCTGGGCGTTAGCCCGGCCCTGTACCAGAACGGCGCACAACCGGTGCATTCGCCCATCGATGGCAGCCGCATCGGTGCCGTGAACTGGGAAGGTGCCGCCGAGGTCGAGCAACAAGTCAGTCGCGCCGAACATGCCTTCGATCTATGGCGCCAAGTGCCGGCCCCGCGTCGTGGCGAGTTGGTCCGTCAGTTCGGCGATCTGCTGCGCGAGTACAAGGCCGATCTCGGTGAGTTGGTGTCGTGGGAAGCCGGCAAGATCACCCAGGAAGGCCTGGGTGAAGTGCAAGAGATGATCGACATCTGCGATTTCGCCGTCGGCCTGTCCCGTCAGTTGTACGGCCTGACCATCGCCTCCGAGCGTCCAGGCCACCATATGCGTGAGTCCTGGCACCCGCTGGGCGTGGTCGGGGTGATCAGCGCCTTCAACTTCCCCGTCGCGGTCTGGGCTTGGAATACCACGCTGGCTCTGGTGTGCGGCAACGCGGTGATCTGGAAACCGTCGGAAAAAACGCCGCTCACCGCCCTGGCGTGCCAGGCGCTGTTCGAGCGTGTGCTGAAAAACTTCAGCGATGCGCCACCCTACCTGAGCCAGGTGATCATTGGTGGGCGTGATGCCGGTGAAGCGTTGGTGGACGATCCGCGCGTGGCGTTGATCAGCGCCACCGGCAGCACCCGCATGGGCCGTGAAGTGGCGCCGAAAGTCGCCGCGCGCTTTGCCCGCAGCATTCTGGAGTTGGGCGGCAACAATGCGATGATCCTGGCCCCGAGCGCCGACCTGGACATGGCCGTGCGCGCCATCCTGTTCAGCGCCGTCGGCACCGCCGGCCAGCGTTGCACCACCCTGCGCCGGCTGATTGCCCATGAATCGGTGAAAGAAGAGATCGTCACCCGTCTCAAGGCCGCCTATTCGAAAGTGCGCATCGGCCATCCGCTGGAAGGCAACCTGGTCGGGCCGCTGATCGACAAGCACAGCTTCGACAACATGCAGGATGCCTTGGAGCAGGCCTTGAGCGAAGGCGGGCGGGTGTTCGGCGGCAAGCGTCAACTCGAGGATCAGTTCCCGAATGCCTACTACGTGTCTCCGGCCATCGTCGAGATGCCGGAGCAGAGTGACGTCGTGCGCAGCGAAACCTTCGCACCGATCCTGTATGTGGTCAGCTACAAGGACTTCGCCCAGGCCCTGCAGTTGAACAATTCCGTGCCCCAGGGCCTGTCGTCATGCATCTTCACCACCGACGTGCGTGAGGCCGAACAGTTCATGTCGGCGGTGGGCAGCGACTGCGGCATCGCCAACGTCAACATCGGCCCGAGCGGCGCGGAAATCGGCGGCGCCTTTGGCGGTGAGAAAGAGACCGGCGGCGGCCGCGAATCCGGCTCCGACGCCTGGCGCGGCTACATGCGCCGCCAGACCAACACCGTGAACTACTCGCTGGAGTTGCCGTTGGCGCAGGGGATTACCTTCGACTGA
- a CDS encoding FAD-binding oxidoreductase gives MPLREECLWEKLTPQRPENTALTGEITVDVCVIGAGFTGLSAAVHLLEQGKRVAVLEAHRAGHGGSGRNVGLVNAGLWIPPDDIEAGFGEAVGSQLNRMLGAAPALVFSLVDKYNIDCQLRREGTLHMAHNARGEADLRSREEQWKRRGAPVELLTGQVCAEATGTSKIAAALLDRRAGTLNPMAYTSGLAKAAKDLGGQLFDHSPVTRLERQGQRWSVQTAQGAVLAEQVVIASNAYTEGDWTELRRNFFPGYYYQVASVPLTDEAARRILPGGQGSWDTRQVLSSIRRDKDGRLLLGSLGNGNRKPTWFLKAWADRVQQHYFPYLKPVEWECTWTGCIAFTPDHLMRLFEPAPGLVAVTGYNGRGVTTGTVVGKAFADYLCHGDTKALPIPFAPMQPLAGVGLRSCLYEAGFSLYHAGQCLRIVI, from the coding sequence ATGCCGTTACGCGAAGAATGTCTGTGGGAAAAGCTGACGCCGCAAAGGCCCGAAAACACTGCGCTGACGGGCGAAATCACCGTCGATGTCTGTGTGATCGGTGCCGGTTTCACCGGCCTGTCGGCAGCGGTGCACTTGCTGGAACAGGGCAAGCGTGTTGCCGTGTTGGAGGCCCATCGGGCCGGGCACGGTGGATCGGGACGTAACGTCGGCCTGGTGAACGCCGGCCTGTGGATCCCGCCGGACGACATCGAGGCCGGCTTCGGCGAAGCGGTGGGCAGCCAGCTCAACCGCATGCTGGGCGCCGCGCCAGCATTGGTGTTCAGCCTCGTCGACAAATACAACATCGATTGCCAACTGCGCCGCGAAGGCACCTTGCACATGGCCCATAACGCCAGGGGCGAGGCGGACCTGCGCAGTCGCGAAGAACAATGGAAACGCCGCGGAGCCCCGGTGGAATTGCTCACCGGCCAGGTCTGTGCCGAGGCCACTGGCACATCCAAGATCGCCGCGGCTTTGCTCGATCGGCGCGCCGGTACACTCAACCCGATGGCCTATACCAGCGGGTTGGCCAAGGCGGCGAAGGACCTGGGTGGCCAGTTGTTCGACCATTCACCTGTGACACGCCTGGAGCGTCAGGGCCAGCGCTGGTCGGTGCAGACCGCCCAGGGGGCGGTGCTGGCCGAGCAGGTGGTGATCGCCTCCAACGCCTATACCGAAGGCGACTGGACCGAGCTGCGGCGTAATTTCTTCCCCGGTTATTACTACCAGGTGGCCTCCGTCCCGCTGACCGATGAGGCGGCTCGACGCATTCTGCCGGGTGGGCAAGGTTCGTGGGATACGCGCCAGGTGTTGAGCAGCATCCGTCGGGACAAGGACGGTCGGTTACTGCTGGGAAGCCTGGGCAATGGCAATCGCAAGCCGACCTGGTTCCTCAAGGCCTGGGCCGACCGGGTGCAACAGCACTATTTCCCCTACCTCAAGCCGGTGGAGTGGGAATGCACCTGGACCGGTTGCATCGCCTTCACGCCCGATCATCTGATGCGCCTGTTCGAACCTGCCCCGGGCCTGGTGGCCGTGACTGGCTATAACGGTAGGGGCGTGACCACCGGTACGGTGGTGGGCAAGGCCTTCGCCGATTACCTGTGCCACGGTGACACCAAGGCGCTGCCGATTCCCTTCGCGCCCATGCAGCCATTGGCCGGGGTGGGCTTGCGCAGTTGTTTGTATGAGGCGGGTTTTTCGTTGTATCACGCGGGCCAGTGCCTGCGGATCGTGATTTGA
- a CDS encoding ABC transporter substrate-binding protein — MSQTFYKKGFLALAVATALGVSAFAQADIKIGVAGPMTGANAAFGEQYMKGAQAAADEVNAKGGVNGEKIVLVKGDDACEPKQAVTVAKDLTNQKVAGVVGHFCSSSTIPASEIYDEAGIIAITPGSTNPAVTERGLSAMFRMCGRDDQQGIVAGDYIVDVLKGKKVVVLHDKDTYGQGLADATKAQLEKRGVKPVLYEGLTRGEKDFSTIVTKIRGAGADVVYFGGLHPEAGPLVRQLREQGLKDVKFMSDDGIVTDELVTTAGGPQFVDGVLMTFGADPRLLPDSKAVVDAFRAKGTEPEGYTLYAYASVQTLAAAFNGAKKNDGEAAAKWLKANSVQTVMGKKEWDAKGDLKVSDYVVYEWDKEGKYHQLEKQK, encoded by the coding sequence ATGTCCCAGACGTTTTACAAGAAAGGCTTTCTGGCCCTCGCAGTGGCAACTGCGCTGGGTGTTTCTGCGTTTGCACAGGCCGACATCAAGATCGGCGTAGCGGGTCCCATGACAGGCGCCAACGCGGCATTTGGCGAACAGTACATGAAGGGTGCACAGGCCGCGGCAGACGAGGTCAATGCCAAGGGCGGCGTGAACGGCGAGAAGATCGTGCTGGTCAAGGGCGATGACGCTTGCGAACCGAAGCAGGCCGTTACGGTAGCCAAGGACCTGACCAACCAGAAAGTGGCGGGTGTGGTCGGTCACTTCTGCTCTTCGTCGACCATCCCGGCCTCCGAGATCTACGACGAAGCAGGCATCATCGCCATCACCCCGGGTTCTACCAACCCGGCTGTTACCGAGCGCGGCCTGAGCGCCATGTTCCGTATGTGCGGGCGTGACGACCAGCAAGGCATCGTCGCCGGCGACTACATCGTCGACGTGCTCAAGGGCAAGAAAGTCGTCGTGCTGCACGACAAGGACACCTACGGCCAGGGCCTGGCGGATGCGACCAAGGCGCAGTTGGAAAAACGTGGCGTGAAGCCGGTGCTGTATGAAGGCCTGACCCGTGGCGAAAAAGACTTCAGCACCATTGTCACCAAGATCCGCGGCGCCGGTGCCGATGTCGTGTACTTCGGTGGCCTGCACCCGGAAGCCGGGCCCCTGGTTCGTCAACTGCGTGAGCAAGGCCTCAAGGACGTCAAGTTCATGTCCGACGACGGTATCGTGACCGACGAACTGGTCACTACCGCTGGCGGCCCGCAATTTGTCGACGGCGTGCTGATGACCTTCGGTGCCGACCCGCGCCTGCTGCCAGACAGCAAGGCCGTGGTGGACGCATTCCGTGCCAAGGGCACTGAGCCGGAAGGCTACACCCTGTACGCCTACGCTTCGGTCCAGACCCTCGCGGCTGCCTTCAATGGCGCCAAGAAAAACGACGGTGAAGCCGCAGCCAAGTGGCTCAAGGCCAACTCGGTCCAGACGGTAATGGGCAAGAAGGAGTGGGACGCCAAGGGCGACCTGAAAGTCTCCGACTACGTGGTTTACGAGTGGGACAAGGAAGGCAAATATCACCAATTGGAAAAACAGAAGTGA
- a CDS encoding branched-chain amino acid ABC transporter permease: protein MDGIFLQQLVNGLTLGSVYGLIAIGYTMVYGIIGMINFAHGEVYMISAYLAAISLALLAYFGIESFPLLMLGTLVFTIVVTAVYGWVIERVAYKPLRNSTRLAPLISAIGISLILQNYAQIAQGAKQQGVPTLLTGAWRVEVGTGFVQLTYTKVFILVAAFAGMALLTYVIKYTKLGRMCRATQQDRKMASILGINTDRVISYVFIIGAAMAALAGVLITMNYGTFDFYAGFIIGIKAFTAAVLGGIGSLPGAMLGGIILGISESLFSGLVNSDYKDVFSFSLLVLVLVFRPQGLLGRPLVSKV, encoded by the coding sequence ATGGATGGTATTTTCCTGCAGCAACTGGTCAACGGCCTGACCCTCGGGTCGGTCTATGGCCTGATCGCCATCGGCTACACAATGGTCTATGGCATCATCGGCATGATCAACTTCGCCCATGGCGAGGTTTACATGATCTCTGCGTACCTCGCGGCGATCAGTCTGGCTCTGCTGGCATACTTCGGTATTGAATCCTTCCCTCTACTGATGCTCGGCACACTGGTCTTCACCATCGTCGTCACGGCGGTGTATGGCTGGGTCATCGAGCGTGTCGCCTACAAACCCTTGCGTAACTCCACCCGACTGGCACCGCTGATCAGCGCCATCGGTATTTCGCTGATCCTGCAAAACTACGCACAGATCGCCCAGGGCGCGAAGCAGCAAGGCGTTCCCACCCTGCTGACGGGGGCCTGGCGCGTCGAAGTCGGCACGGGCTTCGTACAACTGACTTACACCAAGGTCTTCATCCTGGTCGCAGCGTTTGCCGGGATGGCCCTGCTGACCTACGTCATCAAGTACACCAAGCTCGGCCGCATGTGCCGCGCGACCCAGCAAGACCGCAAGATGGCCTCGATCCTGGGGATCAATACCGACCGGGTGATTTCCTACGTGTTCATCATCGGTGCCGCGATGGCGGCCCTGGCCGGCGTGCTGATCACCATGAACTACGGCACGTTCGACTTTTATGCCGGATTCATCATCGGCATCAAGGCATTCACCGCAGCGGTACTCGGCGGGATCGGCTCACTGCCTGGTGCGATGCTCGGCGGGATCATTCTCGGGATCTCCGAGTCGCTGTTCTCCGGCCTGGTCAACTCGGACTACAAAGACGTCTTCAGCTTCTCGCTGCTCGTTCTCGTTCTGGTCTTTCGGCCTCAAGGTCTGCTCGGCCGTCCTCTTGTGTCGAAGGTGTAA